In Nevskiales bacterium, one genomic interval encodes:
- the tolA gene encoding cell envelope integrity protein TolA — translation MAKPSNGRKLYQNSLATVLAVLLHVAIVVVLLLNFKSLTGASTPPGPSQEIVQAQVVDQTRLDQELAKLEAAEQRKRQDEEERQRRAREAEDKRKREEQRLAELERKQAEAERQRKAEQQRLAELEKQQQEAERQRQAEQAKAEEARREAEAAEAKRKAAEQKRQEEERKAAEAKQKAAEEARRRAEEEKKKAEAEAKRKAEEEARQKAAAEEAKKKAEAEAKAKAEAEAKRKAEAEARKKAEAEAKAEEEARKKAEAEAARKELAEKLAQEAAARAKAEAQAALDRYGPLIQRKIYDSWLVPPGEAFQNLSCDLRIRIAANGEVLGVSVTRSSGNPVFDTSAVNAVKRASPLPMPPDPNARASLAEQGLNVTFKPEA, via the coding sequence ATGGCCAAGCCGAGCAACGGCCGCAAGCTGTACCAGAACTCCCTGGCCACGGTGCTGGCGGTGCTGCTGCATGTGGCCATCGTCGTGGTGCTGCTGTTGAACTTCAAGAGCCTGACCGGCGCCAGCACCCCGCCGGGCCCGTCCCAGGAGATCGTCCAGGCCCAGGTGGTGGACCAGACGCGACTCGATCAGGAGCTGGCCAAGCTCGAAGCTGCCGAGCAGCGCAAGAGGCAGGACGAGGAAGAGCGCCAGCGGCGCGCCCGCGAGGCCGAGGACAAGCGCAAGCGCGAGGAGCAGCGTCTGGCCGAGCTGGAACGCAAGCAGGCCGAGGCCGAACGGCAGCGCAAGGCCGAACAGCAGCGCCTGGCCGAGCTGGAGAAGCAGCAGCAGGAGGCCGAGCGCCAGCGCCAGGCGGAGCAGGCCAAGGCCGAGGAGGCCAGGCGCGAAGCCGAGGCCGCCGAAGCCAAGCGCAAGGCTGCTGAGCAGAAGCGTCAGGAGGAGGAACGTAAGGCCGCCGAAGCCAAGCAGAAGGCCGCCGAGGAAGCCCGGCGCCGCGCCGAGGAGGAGAAGAAGAAGGCCGAGGCCGAGGCCAAGCGCAAGGCGGAGGAAGAAGCCAGGCAGAAAGCTGCTGCCGAGGAGGCCAAGAAGAAGGCCGAGGCGGAAGCCAAGGCCAAGGCGGAGGCCGAGGCCAAGCGCAAGGCCGAGGCCGAGGCCAGGAAGAAGGCCGAGGCGGAAGCCAAGGCCGAGGAAGAGGCGCGCAAGAAGGCCGAAGCCGAAGCGGCCAGGAAGGAGCTGGCGGAGAAGCTGGCCCAGGAGGCCGCGGCCCGCGCCAAGGCCGAGGCACAAGCCGCCCTGGACCGTTATGGGCCCCTGATCCAGCGCAAGATCTACGACAGCTGGCTGGTACCGCCCGGTGAGGCCTTCCAGAACCTGTCCTGTGATCTGCGCATCCGCATTGCGGCCAACGGCGAGGTGTTGGGTGTCAGCGTGACGCGCAGCAGCGGCAATCCTGTGTTCGACACCTCGGCGGTCAACGCGGTGAAGCGCGCCTCGCCTCTGCCCATGCCGCCCGATCCCAATGCGCGCGCGAGCCTCGCCGAGCAAGGACTCAATGTGACATTCAAGCCGGAGGCATAA
- a CDS encoding VOC family protein: MPIVLNHTIVPARDKEASARFFAQIFGLPYEGTKGHFAPVRVNETLTLDFDDADSFESHHYAFYVSDAEFDAILQRVQQAGIPYGSDPWHLDNRKLNAWRGGRGFYFRDPNGHLLELMTRA; encoded by the coding sequence ATGCCCATCGTCTTGAATCACACCATCGTGCCGGCCCGCGACAAGGAGGCCTCGGCGCGTTTCTTCGCACAGATCTTCGGTCTGCCGTACGAAGGCACCAAAGGGCACTTCGCGCCGGTGCGGGTCAACGAGACCCTGACCCTCGATTTCGACGACGCCGACTCGTTCGAAAGCCACCACTATGCCTTTTACGTGAGCGACGCGGAGTTCGACGCGATCCTGCAACGGGTCCAACAGGCGGGTATCCCCTACGGGAGCGATCCCTGGCATCTGGATAACCGCAAACTCAATGCCTGGCGAGGCGGAAGGGGTTTCTACTTTCGTGACCCGAACGGTCATCTTCTCGAGCTGATGACCCGGGCCTGA
- the tolQ gene encoding protein TolQ, with protein MSFAHLILGASPVVQAIMLLLLLMSVASWTVIFKKRMSLNQARAAADSFEDDFWSGIDLASLYNRIGRREQEASGMEAIFLAGFQEFLRLRNQPMADPEMVVGSAQRAMRAALNREVEELEMHLQMLATTGSVSPYFGLFGTVWGVMNSFRALGGVKQVTLAQVAPGIAEALIATAIGLFAAIPAVMAYNRYVTDVERLLNRYETFMDEFSNILQRQFYSLRNAGRMQAVPQPQH; from the coding sequence ATGTCGTTCGCCCATCTGATCCTGGGCGCCAGTCCGGTGGTGCAGGCCATCATGCTGCTGTTGCTGCTGATGTCGGTCGCTTCCTGGACGGTCATCTTCAAGAAGCGCATGAGCCTGAACCAGGCGCGCGCGGCGGCGGACAGCTTCGAGGACGATTTCTGGTCGGGTATCGACCTGGCCTCGCTGTACAACCGCATCGGCCGCCGCGAGCAGGAAGCGAGCGGCATGGAGGCCATCTTCCTGGCCGGCTTTCAGGAGTTCCTGCGCCTGCGCAACCAGCCCATGGCCGACCCGGAAATGGTGGTGGGCAGCGCCCAGCGCGCCATGCGGGCGGCGCTGAACCGCGAGGTCGAAGAGCTGGAGATGCACCTGCAGATGCTCGCCACCACCGGCTCGGTCAGCCCTTACTTCGGTCTGTTCGGTACGGTGTGGGGCGTGATGAACTCGTTCCGCGCCTTGGGCGGGGTGAAGCAGGTGACCCTGGCCCAGGTGGCGCCGGGCATCGCCGAGGCGCTGATCGCCACCGCCATTGGCCTGTTCGCCGCCATCCCGGCGGTCATGGCCTACAACCGCTACGTCACCGATGTGGAGCGGCTGCTCAACCGTTACGAGACCTTCATGGACGAGTTCTCCAATATCCTGCAGCGCCAGTTCTACAGCCTGCGCAACGCCGGCCGCATGCAGGCGGTGCCGCAGCCGCAGCACTGA
- a CDS encoding nuclear transport factor 2 family protein, with amino-acid sequence MEHWLSAVRARDIDGIVSHYAPDIVAFDALQRLRFQGAEAYRKHWEACLALCPGPMIFEIHDLNIVAGPEAAFCHCLNRCASTDENGEEKASWLPRPSVTARRTVSGGSCTNFGRCCSTVRRARALQDVLLPELEQEEGLWVRHKRQER; translated from the coding sequence GTGGAGCACTGGCTGAGCGCGGTCCGTGCCCGGGACATCGATGGGATCGTCTCCCACTACGCCCCGGATATCGTCGCATTTGATGCCCTACAACGGCTGCGATTCCAGGGCGCGGAGGCGTACCGAAAGCACTGGGAGGCGTGTCTTGCCCTGTGTCCAGGCCCGATGATCTTCGAGATCCACGACCTGAACATCGTCGCAGGCCCTGAGGCGGCCTTCTGCCATTGCCTCAACCGCTGCGCTAGCACCGATGAAAACGGCGAAGAAAAGGCTTCATGGCTGCCGCGACCGTCGGTTACCGCAAGACGGACAGTCAGTGGCGGATCGTGCACGAACTTTGGTCGGTGCTGTTCGACGGTCCGCCGCGCCCGGGCGCTCCAGGACGTGCTGTTGCCAGAGCTCGAGCAGGAAGAAGGGCTCTGGGTAAGGCACAAGAGGCAGGAGCGCTAG
- the tolB gene encoding Tol-Pal system beta propeller repeat protein TolB, with translation MYKLLQRLVLFGSLTWLGAANAQLNIQITKGAEGALPIAIVPFAGTAPQDIAGIVAADLQRSGRFRVPSPQSYGDRPSELAELNTATFRALPVDYVTVGRVTPSGAGYSVQFQLADAFQGQQQLGFTFNVAPQELRRVAHKIADLIYEKLTGEPGAFDTRIAYITVAGGTYSLVVADADGFNPHVVLRSTEPLMSPAWSPDGNRLAYVSFEGKRAQIVVQDVFSGARQVISSTPGINGAPSWSPDGSRLAFTLSKDGNPEIYVASAGGGGVTRLTDNPAIDTEPAWSADGRSIYFLSDRGGGPQIYRMSAGGGGAERVTYEGDYNASPALSPDGQYLAFVHRSGGFRIAVMDLRTRQTRVLTSGGLDESPSFAPNGRMIIYANGRGGLAAISVDGRVQQSLAAPGSEVREPAWSPSLR, from the coding sequence ATGTACAAGCTATTGCAGCGTCTGGTTCTGTTTGGCTCCCTGACCTGGCTGGGAGCCGCCAACGCCCAGCTCAACATCCAGATCACCAAGGGTGCCGAGGGCGCGCTGCCCATCGCCATCGTACCCTTCGCCGGCACCGCACCGCAGGACATCGCCGGCATCGTCGCTGCCGACCTGCAGCGCAGCGGCCGTTTCCGCGTACCCTCGCCGCAGTCCTACGGCGACCGCCCGAGCGAGCTGGCCGAACTCAACACCGCCACCTTCCGCGCCCTGCCGGTGGACTACGTCACCGTCGGCCGGGTCACCCCCAGCGGCGCCGGCTACAGTGTGCAGTTCCAGCTGGCCGACGCCTTCCAGGGGCAGCAGCAGTTGGGCTTTACCTTCAACGTCGCGCCCCAGGAACTGCGCCGCGTGGCCCACAAGATCGCCGATCTGATCTACGAGAAGCTCACCGGCGAACCCGGCGCCTTCGATACCCGCATCGCCTATATCACCGTCGCCGGCGGTACCTACAGCCTGGTGGTGGCCGATGCCGACGGCTTCAATCCGCACGTGGTGCTGCGCTCCACCGAGCCGCTGATGTCGCCGGCCTGGTCACCGGACGGCAACCGTCTGGCCTATGTCTCCTTCGAGGGCAAGCGCGCCCAGATCGTGGTGCAAGACGTCTTCAGCGGCGCCCGCCAGGTAATCTCCTCCACCCCTGGCATCAACGGTGCCCCCTCCTGGTCGCCGGATGGCAGCCGCCTGGCCTTCACGCTGTCCAAGGACGGCAACCCCGAGATCTACGTAGCCTCCGCCGGCGGCGGCGGGGTGACCCGACTGACCGACAATCCGGCCATCGACACCGAGCCGGCCTGGTCCGCCGACGGGCGCTCCATCTACTTCCTCTCCGATCGCGGTGGCGGTCCGCAGATCTACCGCATGTCGGCCGGCGGTGGCGGCGCCGAGCGCGTCACCTATGAGGGTGACTACAACGCCAGCCCGGCGCTGTCGCCCGACGGTCAGTATCTGGCCTTCGTGCACCGCTCCGGCGGTTTTCGCATCGCCGTGATGGATCTGCGCACCCGCCAGACCCGGGTGCTGACCTCGGGCGGTCTGGACGAGTCGCCCAGCTTCGCCCCCAATGGCCGTATGATCATCTACGCCAACGGCCGCGGCGGGCTGGCGGCGATCTCGGTCGACGGCCGGGTGCAGCAGAGCCTGGCGGCGCCGGGCAGCGAGGTGCGCGAGCCGGCCTGGTCCCCTTCCTTGCGCTAA
- the pal gene encoding peptidoglycan-associated lipoprotein Pal, with protein sequence MKALIKVLGLTSSLALLAACSSTGQVSGGADAAGAAGAGGAGGAGTYPYGGGAGVGGQALGGPGSSAADRIVYFDFDSFEVRPDQRPVVENNARYLSGDPAAAAVLEGHTDERGSREYNVALGERRANAVRQMMAAYGVQPQQLRVVSYGEERPAVAGGDESAYAQNRRVEIVY encoded by the coding sequence ATGAAAGCTCTGATCAAGGTTCTTGGCCTGACCTCTTCCCTGGCGCTGCTGGCGGCCTGCTCCTCCACCGGTCAGGTGAGCGGTGGTGCCGATGCGGCTGGCGCTGCCGGAGCCGGTGGTGCCGGCGGCGCCGGTACCTATCCCTACGGCGGCGGCGCCGGCGTCGGCGGCCAGGCCCTGGGCGGCCCCGGCAGCAGCGCAGCCGACCGCATCGTGTACTTCGACTTCGACAGCTTCGAGGTGCGTCCCGACCAGCGGCCGGTGGTGGAGAACAACGCCCGCTACCTGAGTGGCGATCCGGCTGCCGCGGCGGTACTGGAGGGGCACACCGATGAGCGCGGCTCGCGCGAGTACAACGTCGCCCTGGGCGAGCGCCGTGCCAACGCGGTGCGGCAGATGATGGCGGCTTACGGCGTGCAGCCGCAGCAGCTGCGCGTGGTCAGCTACGGCGAGGAGCGGCCGGCGGTGGCAGGCGGCGACGAGAGCGCCTACGCCCAGAACCGCCGCGTGGAGATCGTCTACTGA
- a CDS encoding ExbD/TolR family protein gives MARRSSRSRLKAEMNIVPYIDVMFVLLIIFMVTASMINQGVEVELPQEEVGDVQPQADADLIILTVRSEGYFLNIADEPDKPQGEPDIVARAQAQLTRNPQTPVLVRGDKGVEYGKVAHAMALLKQAGAPKVGLAIELPEG, from the coding sequence ATGGCACGGCGCTCCTCGCGCAGCAGGCTCAAGGCGGAGATGAACATCGTCCCCTATATCGACGTGATGTTCGTCCTGCTCATCATCTTCATGGTCACCGCCTCTATGATCAATCAGGGCGTGGAAGTGGAACTGCCCCAGGAGGAGGTGGGCGATGTGCAGCCCCAGGCCGACGCCGATCTCATCATCCTCACGGTGAGGAGCGAGGGCTATTTCCTCAACATCGCTGACGAGCCCGACAAGCCTCAGGGCGAGCCCGATATCGTCGCCCGCGCTCAGGCGCAACTGACCCGCAATCCCCAGACTCCGGTGCTGGTGCGCGGCGACAAGGGCGTCGAATACGGCAAGGTGGCCCATGCCATGGCCCTGCTCAAGCAGGCCGGCGCGCCCAAGGTGGGGCTGGCCATCGAGCTGCCGGAGGGCTGA
- the ybgF gene encoding tol-pal system protein YbgF: MTALRPPRLCAALFALGLLCGGPALAQQAPPPTAANPLLFELLNRLDRLEQEVRQLRGDLEVTRYRGEEQAQRLEMLEQQWQQLQSSSGQGVAAAAGGAATPSAPLPPPATGQEATLGESAPLTLPPQPGVTVPAPRAAEQEAYDAAFGKLRDGQYQQAAIAFEDFIRAYPSGELTANAYYWLGEAYYVNQDYANARQTFLKLGAKYPKSDKLPDAMLKLGYSYERLGDKKLAREVLQKLRQNYPDSRAAKQAEERLRQLQ, translated from the coding sequence ATGACTGCCCTGCGTCCGCCGCGCCTGTGCGCCGCTCTGTTCGCCCTCGGCCTGCTCTGCGGTGGGCCGGCCCTGGCGCAGCAGGCGCCACCGCCGACCGCAGCCAACCCGCTGCTGTTCGAGCTGCTCAACCGCCTGGACCGCCTGGAGCAGGAGGTGCGACAGTTGCGCGGCGATCTGGAGGTGACCCGCTATCGCGGCGAGGAACAGGCACAGCGCCTGGAGATGCTGGAACAGCAGTGGCAACAGCTCCAGAGCAGTAGTGGTCAGGGCGTCGCCGCCGCCGCTGGGGGGGCGGCAACGCCGAGCGCGCCGCTGCCCCCTCCGGCAACCGGTCAGGAAGCCACGCTCGGCGAGAGTGCTCCGCTGACCCTGCCGCCGCAGCCAGGGGTGACGGTGCCGGCACCACGCGCCGCCGAGCAGGAGGCCTACGATGCCGCCTTCGGCAAGCTGCGCGACGGCCAGTACCAGCAGGCGGCCATCGCCTTCGAGGACTTCATCCGTGCCTACCCGAGCGGTGAGCTGACGGCCAACGCCTACTACTGGCTGGGCGAGGCCTATTACGTCAACCAGGACTACGCCAACGCCCGGCAGACCTTCCTCAAGCTCGGCGCCAAATATCCCAAGAGCGACAAGCTGCCGGACGCCATGCTCAAGCTGGGCTACAGCTACGAGCGGTTGGGGGACAAGAAACTGGCCCGCGAGGTGCTGCAGAAGCTGAGGCAGAACTATCCCGACAGCCGTGCCGCCAAGCAGGCCGAGGAGCGTCTGCGGCAGTTGCAGTAG